One region of Danio rerio strain Tuebingen ecotype United States chromosome 5, GRCz12tu, whole genome shotgun sequence genomic DNA includes:
- the pmchl gene encoding pro-melanin-concentrating hormone, like precursor: MKLSAGTVLITVALLSECYFKTAAIPMTKSEEIEPDLQSFSESLEENSLRSTPGGSRIIVVADSNLLRTLTSLNRGVPHLNAPESLLSTERREVGSDLSPNFAIIRRDTMRCMVGRVYRPCWEV; encoded by the coding sequence ATGAAGCTTTCTGCTGGGACCGTCCTCATCACCGTTGCACTTTTGTCTGAGTGCTACTTTAAAACAGCTGCTATTCCGATGACCAAATCTGAGGAAATCGAGCCAGATCTGCAAAGCTTTAGCGAGTCCTTGGAAGAGAACTCTCTGAGATCTACACCAGGTGGCTCCAGGATCATCGTGGTGGCTGACTCCAATCTCCTGAGGACCCTGACATCTCTGAACAGAGGAGTCCCTCATCTCAACGCACCCGAAAGCCTTCTCAGCACAGAGCGCAGAGAAGTTGGTTCAGACCTGAGTCCGAATTTTGCCATCATCAGAAGGGACACCATGAGGTGCATGGTGGGAAGAGTGTATCGGCCATGCTGGGAGGTGTAG